Proteins encoded in a region of the Neodiprion lecontei isolate iyNeoLeco1 chromosome 5, iyNeoLeco1.1, whole genome shotgun sequence genome:
- the LOC107226848 gene encoding DNA (cytosine-5)-methyltransferase 3B-like isoform X2 yields MEEKQRTGGDLTSTKQNETIVRTSSDEYYSSLFVKSEDDPLVEWESVQCSMMSNKRSIGESGILEDHCLYTKKPFFKAERTTSSDGSWPKSKGETGKDVMVRVEETDYGGLYYDFDDSSEKIGVAFLNRDHDYYSIESSNSCKEEQPSAEQSFSSSSSTNDDKSVIIRNLENWLHASSENQNAFDGRIIATNAGQDKGKNLSNTRDDFPRSSYTGRNQGQESLEQNLFTYGIKPYPSVRQRYPETRSKRGEKYSSADVSKVKSIQSKKTNSVSQFPEVGSGNHNSLKEQSSHNGRRMTRSLIKSIENVFGSENARNQVGKFVWGRISMAWWPAIVVAAEDVGIEPKVDKVCVYWIGEDLISLLNEKTQVEPFSSSLDSRLLRHLEDERVPRDRKKACFVTLKLFSKRLNIPLIKPHVAWAQKHLMGKNHLNDVICNPLPKYIQQRLAQLKQENTKAKAKIERSKEEARSPKSPNDSSSLSSENRDSLDKKLKDNGSRSSKFPKYLVRKSAKELLSSSAEDHVLPLMDQKPGVIVWGKISGHSWWPAMIIHHHDCGTKEPNFGCQWILWYGDYQLSQVHYENVMKFDEGIKKMQSYVTQCKRQVYTNAVLNACKDYCARLNYDTSKWTMDDVLAWVSSLSTTSKMPIISRPNDESSESRYSSHIVEKLNEMKANQGVAAERESQIENCDALKAVFAGLCDTLEVLCIICLKIHCKNLQEHPFFNCVLCTACLEDFKAAIFAYGDDGKCFYCTLCAGSDTIVMCDSYDCPRVYCTACLKYLIAPAGYDEILLKDPWLCFLCDDSYKQEKSRIFKPRADWKKRMGQLFHKNIDTSWNKVWDNSRERKSIRVLSLFDGISTGLLVLENLGIIVEDYYAAEIDADAQTVSMAHFGDKIYQLGDVRSITQDVIDSIAPIDLLIGGSPCNDLSVANPNRLGLNDPNGTGVLFFDYCRIKNLVTEANGGHHLFWLFENVASMQSRYRIAINQSLNCEPYLIDAADFSPQHRPRLFWSNLPIGVNFPPPDPSQNLQSVLTPNCNRHALVKKIQTVTTKVNSLKQGVSLLKPVLMNGAPDSLWITELELIFGFPRHFTDVKNLSATKRQKLIGQSWSVQTITAILRPLCYFFLLKTPE; encoded by the exons AACGAAACTATCGTCCGAACGTCGAGCGATGAATATTATTCGAGTCTATTCGTCAAGAGTGAAGATGATCCTCTTGTAGAATGGGAATCGGTTCAGTGTTCCATGATGTCTAACAAACGATCAATCGGCGAGTCCGGTATCCTAGAAGATCATTGTCTTTACACAAAAAAGCCATTTTTCAAAGCAGAAAGAACCACGTCGTCCGATGGTTCCTGGCCAAAGTCCAAAGGCGAAACCGGTAAAGATGTTATGGTAAGAGTTGAGGAGACCGATTACGGAGGGTTGTACTATGACTTCGATGACTCGAGCGAAAAAATCGGCGTTGCTTTCCTGAACCGCGACCACGATTACTATTCAATCGAAAGCAGCAACAGCTGCAAGGAGGAACAACCATCTGCCGAGCAAAGTTTCTCCAGTTCATCGAGCACAAACGACGACAAATCGGTCATCATTCGTAATCTTGAAAACTGGCTCCACGCATCCTCCGAAAATCAAAACGCTTTTGACGGTCGCATAATTGCCACAAACGCTGGTCAGGATAAGGGAAAGAATTTATCTAACACCCGCGATGACTTTCCTCGGAGTAGCTACACTGGCCGGAATCAAGGCCAAGAGTCCTTGGAACAGAATCTCTTCACTTACGGAATCAAGCCGTATCCTTCGGTCCGGCAAAGATACCCGGAGACCCGGAGCAAAAGGGGAGAGAAATATTCATCCGCAGATGTATCAAAAGTGAAATCTATCCAGAGTAAAAAAACGAACAGTGTTTCCCAATTCCCAGAGGTCGGAAGTGGCAATCACAACTCTCTGAAGGAACAGTCTTCGCACAATGGTCGCAGGATGACGCGAAGCCTCATTAAGAGTATCGAGAACGTATTTGGGTCTGAAAACGCACGCAATCAAGTAGGCAAGTTCGTTTGGGGACGGATCAGCATGGCCTGGTGGCCCG CAATAGTGGTTGCCGCTGAGGATGTTGGGATTGAACCAAAGGTGGATAAAGTTTGTGTTTATTGGATAGGCGAGGATCTAATTTCGCTG CTAAACGAGAAAACTCAAGTTGAACCATTTTCAAGTAGTTTAGATAGTAGACTGCTCAGACATCTCGAAGACGAAAGAGTACCAAGAGATAGGAAGAAGGCCTGTTTCGTAACTTTgaag CTTTTCTCGAAACGTTTGAACATCCCTTTGATCAAACCTCACGTAGCCTGGGCCCAAAAGCATCTGATGGGAAAAAACCACC TGAATGATGTAATATGCAATCCACTTCCAAAATATATACAACAACGGCTGGCCCAGTTAAAGCAGGAAAATACTAAGGCAAAGGCAAAGATTGAACGCAGTAAAGAAGAAGCAC GTTCACCAAAATCGCCCAACGACTCGAGTTCTTTAAGCAGCGAAAATCGGGACAGCTTGGACAAGAAGCTCAAGGATAATG GATCACGATCCAGTAAATTTCCCAAATACTTGGTCCGAAAATCGGCAAAGGAATTGCTTTCCAGTTCTGCAGAAGATCACGTATTGCCACTGATGGATCAAAAACCGGGAGTTATCGTGTGGGGAAAAATCAGTGGGCATAGCTGGTGGCCTG CGATGATCATTCATCATCACGACTGTGGAACAAAGGAACCCAACTTTGGCTGCCAATGGATCCTCTGGTACGGGGATTATCAGTTATCCCAG GTTCACTATGAGAATGTAATGAAATTCGACGAGGGAATAAAGAAAATGCAGAGCTACGTAACTCAGTGTAAAAGACAAGTATACACGAACGCTGTTCTCAACGCCTGCAAG GATTATTGTGCTCGGCTTAATTACGATACCAGCAAATGGACGATGGACGATGTCTTAGCTTGGGTGTCAAGTTTGAGTACCACTTCGAAAATGCCAATAATTTCCAGGCCAAATGACGAGTCTTCAGAATCAAGATATTCGTCTCACATTGTGGAAAAACTTAATGAGATGAAAGCAAATCAGGGTGTTGCAGCTGAACGTGAAAGCCAAATTGAAAACTGCG ATGCTTTGAAAGCCGTATTTGCTGGGCTTTGTGACACTCTGGAAGTTCTGTGCATTATTTGTCTAAAAATTCACTGCAAAAATTTACAAGAACATCCGTTTTTCAACTGCGTTCTTTGCACAGCTTGCTTG GAAGACTTCAAGGCAGCTATATTCGCTTACGGGGATGATGGAAAATGC TTCTACTGCACTTTGTGCGCCGGTTCGGACACAATCGTCATGTGTGACAGTTACGATTGTCCTCG AGTTTATTGCACCGCTTGTCTTAAGTATCTGATAGCTCCAGCGGGCTATGATGAAATTCTGCTCAAGGATCCATGGCTCTGTTTTTTATGTGACGACTCTTACAAACAAGAGAAAAGTCGAATATTCAAACCACGAGCAGACTGGAAGAAAAGGATGGGTCAACTATTTCACAAAAACATTGACACAAGTTGGAATAAAGTATGGGATAATAgtagagagagaaaatcaATACGTGTACTGTCACTCTTTGATGGAATCAGTACAG gaCTGCTAGTGCTAGAAAATCTGGGCATAATAGTGGAAGATTATTACGCTGCAGAAATCGACGCCGATGCGCAAACCGTCAGCATGGCACATTTTGGGGACAAAATATACCAGCTTGGTGATGTCAGGAGTATAACGCAGGACGTTATAGACTCGATTGCACCCATCGATTTACTCATCGGCGGTTCACCATGCAATGACTTAAGCGTAGCAAATCCAAACCGATTGGGTTTAAACG ATCCGAATGGAACTGGAGTACTCTTTTTCGACTACTGTCGAATAAAGAACCTCGTCACTGAAGCAAACGGAGGTCACCACTTGTTTTggctttttgaaaatgttgctTCAATGCAGAGTCGATACCGAATTGCAATTAATCA GTCCCTCAATTGTGAACCATACCTCATAGATGCCGCAGATTTTTCACCCCAACATCGACCAAGATTGTTTTGGAGCAATCTTCCAATAGGGGTAAATTTTCCGCCTCCAGACCCCTCTCAAAATCTGCAAAGCGTATTGACACCAAATTGCAATCGCCATGCTTTGGTAAAAAAGATACAGACAGTCACAACGAAAGTAAATTCTTTGAAACAAG GTGTATCACTTTTGAAACCAGTTCTGATGAACGGAGCGCCTGATTCTTTGTGGATAACAGAATTGGAGTTAATTTTTGGCTTTCCAAGGCATTTTACTGACGTTAAAAACCTTTCTGCTACAAAACGGCAAAAATTGATCGGTCAATCATGGAGTGTGCAAACGATCACTGCAA
- the LOC107226848 gene encoding DNA (cytosine-5)-methyltransferase 3B-like isoform X1, with product MRSGCARYYFNSVACGLPGAQPNETIVRTSSDEYYSSLFVKSEDDPLVEWESVQCSMMSNKRSIGESGILEDHCLYTKKPFFKAERTTSSDGSWPKSKGETGKDVMVRVEETDYGGLYYDFDDSSEKIGVAFLNRDHDYYSIESSNSCKEEQPSAEQSFSSSSSTNDDKSVIIRNLENWLHASSENQNAFDGRIIATNAGQDKGKNLSNTRDDFPRSSYTGRNQGQESLEQNLFTYGIKPYPSVRQRYPETRSKRGEKYSSADVSKVKSIQSKKTNSVSQFPEVGSGNHNSLKEQSSHNGRRMTRSLIKSIENVFGSENARNQVGKFVWGRISMAWWPAIVVAAEDVGIEPKVDKVCVYWIGEDLISLLNEKTQVEPFSSSLDSRLLRHLEDERVPRDRKKACFVTLKLFSKRLNIPLIKPHVAWAQKHLMGKNHLNDVICNPLPKYIQQRLAQLKQENTKAKAKIERSKEEARSPKSPNDSSSLSSENRDSLDKKLKDNGSRSSKFPKYLVRKSAKELLSSSAEDHVLPLMDQKPGVIVWGKISGHSWWPAMIIHHHDCGTKEPNFGCQWILWYGDYQLSQVHYENVMKFDEGIKKMQSYVTQCKRQVYTNAVLNACKDYCARLNYDTSKWTMDDVLAWVSSLSTTSKMPIISRPNDESSESRYSSHIVEKLNEMKANQGVAAERESQIENCDALKAVFAGLCDTLEVLCIICLKIHCKNLQEHPFFNCVLCTACLEDFKAAIFAYGDDGKCFYCTLCAGSDTIVMCDSYDCPRVYCTACLKYLIAPAGYDEILLKDPWLCFLCDDSYKQEKSRIFKPRADWKKRMGQLFHKNIDTSWNKVWDNSRERKSIRVLSLFDGISTGLLVLENLGIIVEDYYAAEIDADAQTVSMAHFGDKIYQLGDVRSITQDVIDSIAPIDLLIGGSPCNDLSVANPNRLGLNDPNGTGVLFFDYCRIKNLVTEANGGHHLFWLFENVASMQSRYRIAINQSLNCEPYLIDAADFSPQHRPRLFWSNLPIGVNFPPPDPSQNLQSVLTPNCNRHALVKKIQTVTTKVNSLKQGVSLLKPVLMNGAPDSLWITELELIFGFPRHFTDVKNLSATKRQKLIGQSWSVQTITAILRPLCYFFLLKTPE from the exons AACGAAACTATCGTCCGAACGTCGAGCGATGAATATTATTCGAGTCTATTCGTCAAGAGTGAAGATGATCCTCTTGTAGAATGGGAATCGGTTCAGTGTTCCATGATGTCTAACAAACGATCAATCGGCGAGTCCGGTATCCTAGAAGATCATTGTCTTTACACAAAAAAGCCATTTTTCAAAGCAGAAAGAACCACGTCGTCCGATGGTTCCTGGCCAAAGTCCAAAGGCGAAACCGGTAAAGATGTTATGGTAAGAGTTGAGGAGACCGATTACGGAGGGTTGTACTATGACTTCGATGACTCGAGCGAAAAAATCGGCGTTGCTTTCCTGAACCGCGACCACGATTACTATTCAATCGAAAGCAGCAACAGCTGCAAGGAGGAACAACCATCTGCCGAGCAAAGTTTCTCCAGTTCATCGAGCACAAACGACGACAAATCGGTCATCATTCGTAATCTTGAAAACTGGCTCCACGCATCCTCCGAAAATCAAAACGCTTTTGACGGTCGCATAATTGCCACAAACGCTGGTCAGGATAAGGGAAAGAATTTATCTAACACCCGCGATGACTTTCCTCGGAGTAGCTACACTGGCCGGAATCAAGGCCAAGAGTCCTTGGAACAGAATCTCTTCACTTACGGAATCAAGCCGTATCCTTCGGTCCGGCAAAGATACCCGGAGACCCGGAGCAAAAGGGGAGAGAAATATTCATCCGCAGATGTATCAAAAGTGAAATCTATCCAGAGTAAAAAAACGAACAGTGTTTCCCAATTCCCAGAGGTCGGAAGTGGCAATCACAACTCTCTGAAGGAACAGTCTTCGCACAATGGTCGCAGGATGACGCGAAGCCTCATTAAGAGTATCGAGAACGTATTTGGGTCTGAAAACGCACGCAATCAAGTAGGCAAGTTCGTTTGGGGACGGATCAGCATGGCCTGGTGGCCCG CAATAGTGGTTGCCGCTGAGGATGTTGGGATTGAACCAAAGGTGGATAAAGTTTGTGTTTATTGGATAGGCGAGGATCTAATTTCGCTG CTAAACGAGAAAACTCAAGTTGAACCATTTTCAAGTAGTTTAGATAGTAGACTGCTCAGACATCTCGAAGACGAAAGAGTACCAAGAGATAGGAAGAAGGCCTGTTTCGTAACTTTgaag CTTTTCTCGAAACGTTTGAACATCCCTTTGATCAAACCTCACGTAGCCTGGGCCCAAAAGCATCTGATGGGAAAAAACCACC TGAATGATGTAATATGCAATCCACTTCCAAAATATATACAACAACGGCTGGCCCAGTTAAAGCAGGAAAATACTAAGGCAAAGGCAAAGATTGAACGCAGTAAAGAAGAAGCAC GTTCACCAAAATCGCCCAACGACTCGAGTTCTTTAAGCAGCGAAAATCGGGACAGCTTGGACAAGAAGCTCAAGGATAATG GATCACGATCCAGTAAATTTCCCAAATACTTGGTCCGAAAATCGGCAAAGGAATTGCTTTCCAGTTCTGCAGAAGATCACGTATTGCCACTGATGGATCAAAAACCGGGAGTTATCGTGTGGGGAAAAATCAGTGGGCATAGCTGGTGGCCTG CGATGATCATTCATCATCACGACTGTGGAACAAAGGAACCCAACTTTGGCTGCCAATGGATCCTCTGGTACGGGGATTATCAGTTATCCCAG GTTCACTATGAGAATGTAATGAAATTCGACGAGGGAATAAAGAAAATGCAGAGCTACGTAACTCAGTGTAAAAGACAAGTATACACGAACGCTGTTCTCAACGCCTGCAAG GATTATTGTGCTCGGCTTAATTACGATACCAGCAAATGGACGATGGACGATGTCTTAGCTTGGGTGTCAAGTTTGAGTACCACTTCGAAAATGCCAATAATTTCCAGGCCAAATGACGAGTCTTCAGAATCAAGATATTCGTCTCACATTGTGGAAAAACTTAATGAGATGAAAGCAAATCAGGGTGTTGCAGCTGAACGTGAAAGCCAAATTGAAAACTGCG ATGCTTTGAAAGCCGTATTTGCTGGGCTTTGTGACACTCTGGAAGTTCTGTGCATTATTTGTCTAAAAATTCACTGCAAAAATTTACAAGAACATCCGTTTTTCAACTGCGTTCTTTGCACAGCTTGCTTG GAAGACTTCAAGGCAGCTATATTCGCTTACGGGGATGATGGAAAATGC TTCTACTGCACTTTGTGCGCCGGTTCGGACACAATCGTCATGTGTGACAGTTACGATTGTCCTCG AGTTTATTGCACCGCTTGTCTTAAGTATCTGATAGCTCCAGCGGGCTATGATGAAATTCTGCTCAAGGATCCATGGCTCTGTTTTTTATGTGACGACTCTTACAAACAAGAGAAAAGTCGAATATTCAAACCACGAGCAGACTGGAAGAAAAGGATGGGTCAACTATTTCACAAAAACATTGACACAAGTTGGAATAAAGTATGGGATAATAgtagagagagaaaatcaATACGTGTACTGTCACTCTTTGATGGAATCAGTACAG gaCTGCTAGTGCTAGAAAATCTGGGCATAATAGTGGAAGATTATTACGCTGCAGAAATCGACGCCGATGCGCAAACCGTCAGCATGGCACATTTTGGGGACAAAATATACCAGCTTGGTGATGTCAGGAGTATAACGCAGGACGTTATAGACTCGATTGCACCCATCGATTTACTCATCGGCGGTTCACCATGCAATGACTTAAGCGTAGCAAATCCAAACCGATTGGGTTTAAACG ATCCGAATGGAACTGGAGTACTCTTTTTCGACTACTGTCGAATAAAGAACCTCGTCACTGAAGCAAACGGAGGTCACCACTTGTTTTggctttttgaaaatgttgctTCAATGCAGAGTCGATACCGAATTGCAATTAATCA GTCCCTCAATTGTGAACCATACCTCATAGATGCCGCAGATTTTTCACCCCAACATCGACCAAGATTGTTTTGGAGCAATCTTCCAATAGGGGTAAATTTTCCGCCTCCAGACCCCTCTCAAAATCTGCAAAGCGTATTGACACCAAATTGCAATCGCCATGCTTTGGTAAAAAAGATACAGACAGTCACAACGAAAGTAAATTCTTTGAAACAAG GTGTATCACTTTTGAAACCAGTTCTGATGAACGGAGCGCCTGATTCTTTGTGGATAACAGAATTGGAGTTAATTTTTGGCTTTCCAAGGCATTTTACTGACGTTAAAAACCTTTCTGCTACAAAACGGCAAAAATTGATCGGTCAATCATGGAGTGTGCAAACGATCACTGCAA